A section of the Clostridium omnivorum genome encodes:
- a CDS encoding SPFH domain-containing protein: protein MGLKILGLVILFIVLLGVLTSIKIVNTGSIYVVERLGQFHRVLEPGWHFVIPFIDFVRRKVSTKQQILDIEPQSVITKDNVKISIDNVIFYKVMNSRDAVYNIESYKSGIVYSTITNMRNIVGNMSLDEVLSGRDKINSELLNVVDEITDAYGIKILSVEIKNIIPPAEIQQAMEKQMRAERDKRAVILQAEGQKQSDMTRAEGEKQAKILQAEAEKEANIRRAEGLKESQLLEAEGKAKAIEAIATAQAEAINKVNKAIIDSGTNETVIALKQVEALQEMAKNPANKLILPNETLSSLGSIAAIAEMIKDKK, encoded by the coding sequence ATGGGTTTAAAAATATTAGGCTTAGTTATACTTTTTATAGTACTTTTAGGCGTATTAACATCTATTAAAATAGTTAATACAGGATCAATTTATGTAGTTGAAAGATTAGGTCAGTTCCATAGAGTATTAGAACCAGGCTGGCACTTTGTAATACCTTTTATAGACTTTGTAAGAAGAAAGGTTTCTACTAAGCAGCAGATATTAGATATTGAGCCTCAAAGTGTTATCACTAAAGACAATGTTAAGATTTCAATTGACAATGTTATATTCTATAAAGTTATGAATTCAAGAGATGCAGTTTATAATATTGAAAGCTATAAGTCAGGTATAGTATATTCAACTATAACAAATATGAGAAATATTGTTGGTAACATGTCACTTGATGAAGTTTTATCAGGCAGAGACAAAATAAACTCAGAACTTTTAAATGTAGTTGATGAAATTACAGATGCATATGGAATTAAAATTCTTTCTGTAGAAATCAAAAATATAATTCCACCAGCTGAAATTCAACAGGCAATGGAAAAACAGATGAGAGCAGAAAGAGATAAGAGAGCAGTAATTTTACAAGCTGAAGGACAAAAGCAGAGTGATATGACTAGAGCCGAAGGTGAAAAGCAGGCTAAAATTCTTCAAGCAGAAGCTGAAAAGGAAGCTAATATTAGAAGAGCTGAAGGTTTAAAGGAATCCCAATTGCTTGAAGCAGAAGGTAAAGCAAAGGCTATTGAAGCTATAGCAACAGCTCAAGCTGAAGCAATCAATAAGGTTAACAAGGCAATAATTGATTCTGGAACTAATGAAACTGTAATAGCTTTAAAGCAAGTTGAAGCCCTTCAAGAAATGGCAAAGAATCCTGCTAACAAGCTTATACTTCCTAATGAAACATTATCTTCACTTGGAAGCATAGCAGCTATAGCTGAGATGATTAAGGATAAGAAGTAA
- a CDS encoding NfeD family protein, whose amino-acid sequence MGYLFLWIIISVVALVIDIATSAFLFVWFTVGGIAAIIALILQASFTVQLITFIAVSAISMAIGYPLTKNALKGSIKKTATMEESYIGRELSVDEDVMEKASIKIDGIYWTVKNSGSPIKKGDRVRIVGIEGNKIVVKKTDEIQLENNSNEQ is encoded by the coding sequence ATGGGCTATTTATTTTTGTGGATAATAATTTCAGTAGTAGCTTTAGTTATTGATATAGCTACCAGTGCCTTTTTATTTGTGTGGTTTACAGTTGGGGGCATAGCTGCAATAATTGCTTTGATATTACAAGCTTCCTTTACGGTTCAGCTTATAACCTTTATTGCTGTAAGTGCAATTTCAATGGCAATAGGTTATCCACTTACAAAAAACGCATTGAAAGGTAGTATTAAGAAAACCGCTACAATGGAAGAAAGCTACATTGGAAGAGAACTTAGTGTTGATGAAGATGTTATGGAAAAAGCATCAATTAAAATTGACGGAATATACTGGACTGTTAAAAACTCTGGTTCACCTATTAAAAAAGGAGATAGAGTGAGAATTGTTGGTATAGAAGGAAATAAAATTGTAGTGAAAAAAACTGATGAAATACAATTAGAGAACAATTCAAATGAGCAATAA
- a CDS encoding NAD(+) synthase, with the protein MNLIRVAAACPVTNVADICFNVENIKKCIDKSIDEQSKLVVFPELCITSYTCADLFLHEQLIEGSIEALEHLCNYTKNKDILVAVGAPLHLNNCLYNCAFILFNGKILGIVPKSYIPNYTEFYEKRWFTSGINIIDSTVDLSFQSEIPFGTNLIFTSGVFKFGFEVCEDLWVTIPPSSYLSLMGANIIGNLSASNEVVSKADYRKSLVESQSARCMSSYIYASSGVFESSTDLVFSGHLLIGENGGILTENNRFQRENEVLTYIIDIDKLNSERLRNVSFRESVTLCPHKAKIINFSFCNSSFGTFDRYVAKHPFVPSGEKQREERCKEIFNIQTSALAKRLVHTGAKKAVIGISGGLDSTLALLVVVKTFDMLNIPRENIITVTMPGFGTTDRTYTNAVSLCKNLHTDFREVNIVAACLQHFKDINHDALIHDVTYENVQARERTQILMDIANKEGGLSIGTGDLSELALGWATYNGDHMSMYSVNCSIPKTLVRYLVNYVAAKEVDEETSHILIDILDTPVSPELLPKDKNGDIAQKTEDIVGPYELHDFFLYYFMRQGASNEKILYFAKQTFKDDYDDATIEKWFDKFVRRFFTQQFKRSALPDGPKVGTVSVSPRGDLRMPSDASYRTWINN; encoded by the coding sequence ATGAATTTAATTAGAGTAGCAGCTGCATGCCCAGTAACTAATGTGGCTGACATATGTTTTAATGTGGAAAATATAAAAAAATGTATTGATAAAAGTATAGATGAACAATCCAAGCTAGTGGTTTTCCCTGAACTATGTATAACTTCCTATACTTGTGCTGATTTATTCCTTCATGAGCAGCTCATTGAAGGTTCAATTGAAGCACTAGAACATTTATGCAATTATACTAAAAATAAAGATATTCTAGTTGCCGTTGGTGCTCCTCTGCACCTTAATAATTGCCTTTATAATTGCGCATTTATACTATTCAATGGAAAAATACTTGGTATAGTTCCAAAGAGTTATATCCCTAACTATACCGAATTTTATGAAAAAAGATGGTTTACTAGTGGAATAAATATAATTGACTCCACTGTAGATTTATCTTTTCAAAGTGAAATTCCATTTGGAACAAACTTAATTTTTACCTCTGGAGTTTTTAAATTTGGTTTTGAAGTATGCGAGGACCTTTGGGTAACTATACCTCCAAGCAGCTACTTAAGCCTTATGGGAGCTAATATAATTGGGAATCTTTCTGCCTCTAATGAGGTAGTTAGTAAAGCTGATTATAGAAAAAGCCTTGTGGAATCTCAAAGTGCAAGGTGTATGAGTTCCTATATATATGCATCCTCAGGAGTATTTGAATCCTCTACAGATTTAGTTTTCAGCGGTCATCTGCTCATTGGTGAAAATGGTGGTATATTAACAGAAAATAATAGATTCCAGCGAGAAAATGAAGTTCTCACTTACATAATTGATATTGATAAGCTAAATAGTGAACGACTTAGAAATGTTAGCTTTAGAGAAAGTGTCACTCTTTGTCCTCATAAAGCTAAAATTATAAACTTTAGCTTTTGTAATAGTTCTTTTGGAACCTTTGATAGGTATGTAGCTAAACACCCTTTTGTACCTTCTGGAGAAAAACAAAGGGAAGAACGCTGCAAGGAAATCTTTAATATACAAACTTCTGCACTTGCTAAAAGGCTGGTACATACTGGAGCAAAAAAGGCTGTAATTGGTATTTCCGGCGGACTTGATTCCACTTTAGCATTGCTAGTTGTAGTTAAAACCTTTGATATGCTTAACATACCAAGAGAGAACATAATAACAGTAACAATGCCTGGCTTTGGAACTACAGATAGAACCTATACAAATGCAGTAAGCTTATGTAAAAATCTACACACTGATTTTAGAGAAGTAAATATTGTCGCAGCCTGCCTGCAGCATTTTAAAGATATTAATCACGATGCTCTTATACATGATGTTACTTATGAAAATGTTCAAGCAAGAGAAAGAACCCAAATACTAATGGATATAGCAAATAAAGAAGGTGGGCTATCAATAGGTACAGGTGACTTATCAGAGCTTGCCTTAGGATGGGCTACCTATAACGGGGATCATATGTCTATGTATTCAGTAAATTGCTCTATCCCAAAAACTTTGGTAAGATATCTTGTTAATTACGTAGCAGCTAAAGAAGTAGATGAAGAGACTTCTCATATACTTATAGATATCCTTGACACCCCTGTAAGTCCGGAACTGCTTCCTAAAGATAAAAATGGTGACATAGCTCAAAAAACTGAAGACATAGTAGGGCCATACGAACTTCATGACTTTTTCCTTTATTACTTTATGAGGCAGGGAGCTTCTAATGAAAAAATTCTTTACTTTGCTAAACAAACCTTTAAAGATGATTATGATGATGCTACTATAGAAAAATGGTTTGATAAGTTTGTAAGAAGATTCTTCACTCAACAATTTAAACGTTCAGCATTGCCTGATGGACCTAAGGTTGGTACAGTGAGTGTATCTCCAAGAGGAGATTTAAGAATGCCATCCGATGCCAGCTATAGAACATGGATAAATAATTAA
- a CDS encoding YaaR family protein, giving the protein MEISRIKGSTPVTTEDKKAITSKKEFSQSFSFAKNKKNEEQLKMMLEDIKKKGNRLAVTKCYSDVHAYKNMIREYLKSVLEHMYDVKKDISFWQTQYFMTVDVIDDKLRELTDMLLSEEKDNLKVAATIDEISGLVVDIYK; this is encoded by the coding sequence ATGGAGATATCTAGAATTAAAGGAAGTACTCCAGTTACTACTGAGGATAAGAAGGCCATAACATCTAAAAAGGAATTTTCTCAAAGCTTCAGCTTTGCAAAAAATAAGAAAAATGAAGAACAACTCAAAATGATGCTTGAGGACATTAAGAAAAAAGGCAATAGGCTTGCTGTAACAAAATGCTATTCAGATGTGCATGCGTATAAAAATATGATAAGAGAATATTTAAAATCCGTGCTTGAACATATGTATGATGTAAAAAAAGATATAAGTTTTTGGCAGACTCAATATTTTATGACAGTGGATGTTATAGATGATAAGTTAAGGGAACTTACCGATATGCTGCTCTCTGAGGAGAAGGACAACTTGAAAGTTGCTGCTACAATTGATGAAATCTCAGGCTTGGTTGTTGATATTTATAAGTAA